The following proteins are co-located in the Bacillota bacterium genome:
- a CDS encoding amino acid ABC transporter ATP-binding protein, whose translation MIEFRQVHKYFGPNHVLKGIDLTIPTNEKLVIIGPSGSGKSTLIRCINQLERVSSGHVLVDGQDVTAPRAPLNRIRQDIGMVFQLFNLYPHKTVLENVTLAPVQVKRVAKGEAEETARYYLKRVGLSHKAAAYPGQLSGGQQQRVAIARALAMKPRYMLFDEPTSALDPEMIGEVLDVMIDLAKEGMTMVVVTHEMGFAKEVADRVILLDNGEIIEGGPPGQVLDNPRNERTKGFLSKVLH comes from the coding sequence GTGATCGAGTTCCGCCAGGTCCACAAGTACTTCGGCCCAAACCACGTCCTCAAGGGCATCGACCTGACCATCCCGACCAACGAGAAGCTGGTCATCATCGGGCCCAGCGGGTCGGGGAAGTCGACCCTCATCCGTTGCATCAACCAGCTCGAGCGGGTCTCGAGCGGGCATGTCTTGGTCGACGGACAGGACGTCACCGCCCCGCGCGCCCCGCTGAACCGCATCCGCCAGGACATCGGAATGGTCTTCCAGCTCTTCAACCTCTATCCCCACAAGACCGTGCTGGAGAACGTCACCCTGGCCCCGGTTCAGGTCAAGCGGGTGGCCAAGGGCGAGGCCGAGGAGACCGCCCGGTACTACCTCAAGCGGGTCGGGCTCAGCCACAAGGCGGCCGCCTACCCGGGGCAGTTGTCGGGCGGGCAACAGCAGCGGGTGGCCATCGCCCGGGCCCTGGCGATGAAGCCGCGCTACATGCTCTTCGACGAGCCGACCTCGGCCCTCGACCCGGAGATGATCGGCGAGGTCCTCGACGTCATGATCGACCTGGCCAAAGAGGGCATGACGATGGTCGTCGTGACCCACGAGATGGGCTTCGCCAAGGAGGTTGCCGACCGCGTCATCCTCCTCGACAACGGCGAAATCATCGAGGGAGGGCCGCCCGGGCAGGTCCTCGACAACCCACGGAACGAGCGGACCAAGGGCTTCTTGAGCAAGGTGCTTCATTGA